A window of the Chloroflexus sp. Y-396-1 genome harbors these coding sequences:
- a CDS encoding autorepressor SdpR family transcription factor, whose amino-acid sequence MEQAITRTLYALSDPTRRAIIRMLQDRDMTAGEIAAHFAISAPSISHHLNVLKAAELVTAERHGQRIVYRVNATVLQEVIHSLMEVLRIGIERKGDGHA is encoded by the coding sequence ATGGAACAGGCAATCACACGTACACTCTACGCGCTCTCGGATCCCACGCGGCGGGCGATCATTCGGATGCTTCAAGATCGTGATATGACTGCCGGTGAGATTGCGGCTCACTTTGCGATCTCGGCGCCGAGTATCTCTCACCATCTAAACGTTCTGAAAGCCGCCGAGCTGGTAACGGCTGAGCGGCATGGGCAGCGGATTGTATACCGCGTGAATGCTACCGTCTTACAAGAGGTGATTCATAGTCTTATGGAAGTGTTGCGCATTGGCATCGAGCGAAAGGGGGATGGTCATGCGTAA
- a CDS encoding alpha/beta hydrolase has product MTSPDAAPIDLERMTEQLLKEIERTTKSSDMAARLATNRIRVAVGQTPKEQIWALNKMRLYHYYPQVPPEQRKPVPLLLVFALINRPYIFDLRPGNSFVEYMLQHGYEVYLLDWGTPGPEDAHYDFEDFSLKFLPRAVRAMQRHSGKREFSMLGWCIGATIVTIYAAMRPDDGLRNLILLTAPLDFSDKEGSTFSRWLNTEYYNVDELVRQFGNVPAAIIEYGNKMLKPVENYIGTYLKLWDNLDNPAVVEAWLAMNTWVTDNVDFPGAAFRQWVIEFFRENRLMENKLMMEGRIVDVANIRANLLNVIADKDHIVPNCQSRSIMDRVGSKDKKLIELKGGHIGIMVGSGASKRAWPQIEAWLSERSN; this is encoded by the coding sequence ATGACAAGTCCTGATGCCGCGCCAATCGATCTTGAGCGGATGACCGAGCAGTTGCTGAAAGAGATTGAGCGTACCACGAAAAGCAGCGATATGGCTGCCCGTCTGGCAACAAACCGCATTCGGGTTGCGGTCGGTCAAACGCCGAAAGAGCAGATCTGGGCGCTGAATAAAATGCGTCTCTACCACTATTATCCGCAGGTACCACCCGAACAACGTAAGCCGGTTCCTCTTTTGCTCGTCTTTGCCTTAATCAACCGACCGTACATCTTCGATCTGCGCCCGGGAAACAGCTTTGTCGAATACATGCTCCAGCATGGCTACGAGGTCTATCTCCTCGATTGGGGCACGCCCGGTCCCGAAGATGCCCACTACGACTTTGAAGACTTTTCCCTGAAGTTCTTACCCCGCGCCGTCCGTGCTATGCAGCGCCACAGCGGCAAACGTGAATTCTCGATGCTTGGCTGGTGTATCGGCGCTACGATCGTTACGATCTACGCCGCAATGCGCCCTGATGACGGCTTGCGGAACCTGATTTTGCTCACCGCCCCGCTTGATTTCAGCGATAAAGAGGGTAGCACGTTTAGCCGCTGGCTCAATACCGAGTACTATAACGTCGATGAGCTGGTACGCCAGTTTGGCAACGTACCGGCAGCTATTATCGAATATGGCAATAAGATGTTGAAGCCGGTCGAGAACTACATCGGTACCTACCTCAAGCTATGGGATAATCTCGATAACCCGGCAGTGGTCGAGGCCTGGCTGGCCATGAATACATGGGTCACCGATAATGTCGATTTCCCGGGCGCTGCATTCCGTCAGTGGGTTATCGAGTTTTTCCGTGAAAACCGGCTGATGGAAAACAAGTTAATGATGGAAGGTCGCATAGTCGATGTAGCTAATATCAGGGCGAACCTCTTAAATGTAATTGCCGATAAAGACCACATTGTGCCTAATTGTCAGTCGCGTTCGATCATGGATCGAGTCGGTAGCAAAGATAAGAAGCTGATCGAGCTGAAAGGTGGCCATATTGGGATTATGGTCGGTAGCGGCGCCAGCAAACGAGCCTGGCCGCAGATCGAAGCCTGGTTGAGCGAACGTAGCAACTGA
- a CDS encoding beta-ketoacyl-ACP reductase, with amino-acid sequence MRLSGKVALITGAGQGIGRATALLFGQQGAKVAVADINEEAATKTANDIVAAGGDAKAFTVNVGQAASVEAMVKAVVEWAGKIDVLVNNAGITRDARMIKMTEEQFDEVINVNLKGVWLCTKYVAPIMIENGGGSIINAASIVAFNGNFGQTNYVASKAGVIGMTKTWAREFGPSGIRVNAVAPGFTQTEMIAHVPEKVLDEFKNRTPLRRLGTAEDMAYAYLFLASDESSFITGEVLPVDGGLDL; translated from the coding sequence ATGCGACTCAGCGGAAAGGTAGCTCTGATCACCGGCGCCGGACAAGGTATTGGCCGGGCGACCGCATTGCTTTTTGGTCAGCAGGGGGCAAAGGTTGCGGTTGCCGATATTAATGAGGAGGCAGCCACTAAAACAGCCAATGATATTGTGGCAGCCGGCGGCGACGCGAAAGCGTTCACCGTGAATGTCGGACAGGCGGCATCGGTTGAAGCTATGGTGAAAGCAGTTGTTGAATGGGCCGGTAAAATCGATGTCCTCGTCAACAATGCCGGTATTACGCGCGACGCCCGCATGATCAAGATGACTGAAGAGCAGTTTGATGAGGTGATCAACGTCAATCTGAAGGGGGTCTGGCTCTGCACCAAGTACGTGGCGCCGATCATGATTGAGAACGGTGGTGGCTCAATCATTAATGCTGCGTCTATCGTAGCCTTCAACGGCAATTTTGGTCAGACCAATTATGTTGCATCAAAAGCCGGTGTGATCGGGATGACTAAGACGTGGGCACGCGAGTTCGGGCCGAGCGGGATTCGCGTAAATGCGGTTGCCCCCGGCTTTACCCAGACTGAGATGATTGCTCACGTACCTGAAAAGGTGCTTGATGAGTTCAAGAATCGCACACCGCTCCGTCGCCTGGGTACGGCTGAAGATATGGCCTACGCCTATCTCTTCCTTGCCTCTGATGAGTCCAGCTTCATTACCGGTGAAGTGTTACCGGTCGATGGTGGTCTCGATCTCTAG
- a CDS encoding 5'-nucleotidase C-terminal domain-containing protein has translation MEKISRRRFLKGTIALGAGALLSIYSDGSFRLALAQENPVFRMRILHTNDHHARIEPVFSGNNPVHGGVSRRKALIDKIRRETALPTLVVDAGDVFQGTLYFNQYNGMADLEFYNAMGYEAMAIGNHEFDKGPQALADFITRAKFPVLSANITVAPGNPLAGLIKPRTIIEKDGKKIGIFSLTPEDTGVLSNAGAGITFTSAIEAARQQVAALKAEGAFTIIALTHVGINVDRQIAREVGGMSMIIGGHSHTPMRPMNKVDFPPYPELIAGPDGKPVVVVTDWEWGRWLGDITVAFNAAGTVIDLQGNPTEVLPSLPVDQGFENRIAVFRGPIDQLRARVVGSTAVDLDGSRANIRSRETNLGNLVAEAMLAKARNSGATIAITNGGGIRTSIPAGPITVGQILEVLPFGNTLALVTLTGAQVVEALNNGVSQVESGAGRFPQVAGLRFTYDPSLPASSRVTSVTVGGAAIDPNADYVVVTNNFMLTGGDGYSVFTLGRNQVDTGFILSDVVEEYIAANSPVNPVVDGRIAIGAAPATTPAQPSVPTPATLPATGGALTPLAWLAGLGAAALAGGAALQRTARNSPEEASNPTEEVAEEVVH, from the coding sequence ATGGAGAAGATCTCACGTCGGCGGTTTCTCAAAGGGACGATTGCGCTAGGAGCGGGTGCATTGCTGTCGATCTACAGCGATGGCAGCTTTCGGTTGGCTTTAGCGCAAGAGAATCCTGTCTTCCGCATGCGCATTCTGCACACCAATGATCATCACGCCCGGATTGAACCGGTCTTCAGTGGCAACAATCCGGTTCATGGCGGAGTCTCGCGCCGCAAGGCGTTGATTGACAAGATTCGTCGTGAGACAGCGCTGCCGACCTTAGTGGTTGATGCCGGCGATGTGTTTCAGGGGACACTCTACTTCAATCAGTATAACGGTATGGCCGACCTCGAGTTTTACAACGCGATGGGTTACGAGGCCATGGCGATTGGGAATCATGAATTTGATAAAGGGCCACAGGCATTAGCAGATTTTATTACTCGGGCCAAATTTCCCGTGTTGAGTGCTAACATCACAGTAGCGCCGGGGAATCCACTCGCCGGGCTGATCAAGCCACGCACAATTATCGAGAAAGACGGGAAGAAGATCGGGATTTTCAGTCTGACCCCCGAAGATACCGGCGTGCTCTCGAATGCTGGTGCGGGCATAACCTTTACTTCTGCAATCGAAGCCGCACGTCAGCAAGTGGCTGCATTGAAGGCAGAGGGTGCGTTCACGATTATTGCCTTAACCCACGTTGGCATCAACGTTGATCGCCAAATTGCTCGCGAAGTCGGTGGTATGAGCATGATCATCGGTGGTCACTCACATACGCCTATGCGGCCGATGAATAAGGTAGACTTCCCGCCGTATCCTGAGTTGATCGCAGGCCCAGATGGAAAACCGGTGGTGGTCGTCACCGACTGGGAATGGGGACGCTGGCTCGGTGATATTACAGTTGCCTTCAATGCTGCTGGTACAGTGATTGATCTCCAGGGTAATCCAACCGAGGTTCTCCCGTCGTTGCCTGTTGATCAGGGTTTCGAGAACCGGATTGCTGTTTTCCGTGGGCCAATCGACCAGCTCCGTGCGCGGGTCGTCGGGTCGACTGCGGTTGACCTCGATGGCAGTCGCGCCAATATCCGCTCACGTGAGACCAATCTGGGCAATTTGGTGGCCGAGGCCATGCTGGCAAAAGCGCGGAATTCAGGCGCAACGATTGCGATTACCAACGGTGGTGGTATTCGCACTTCGATCCCGGCTGGGCCGATTACCGTCGGCCAGATACTGGAAGTATTGCCCTTCGGCAATACACTAGCATTGGTTACTCTCACAGGTGCACAGGTTGTTGAAGCACTGAACAACGGCGTGAGCCAGGTAGAGAGTGGTGCTGGCCGATTCCCGCAGGTGGCCGGTTTGCGTTTCACTTACGATCCGTCGCTACCAGCAAGTAGTCGAGTAACCAGTGTCACTGTAGGCGGGGCAGCTATTGATCCCAACGCCGATTATGTGGTGGTAACAAATAACTTTATGCTGACCGGTGGTGATGGCTACAGTGTCTTCACTCTTGGACGCAACCAAGTCGATACCGGCTTCATTCTGTCTGATGTGGTGGAAGAGTATATTGCTGCGAACTCGCCGGTCAATCCGGTGGTTGATGGCCGGATCGCGATTGGCGCTGCGCCAGCGACAACGCCGGCTCAGCCAAGTGTGCCAACACCGGCAACACTGCCTGCTACCGGTGGTGCCTTAACGCCGCTGGCCTGGCTGGCTGGGTTGGGTGCAGCAGCGTTGGCCGGTGGTGCAGCATTGCAACGCACGGCGCGTAATTCACCAGAGGAAGCAAGCAACCCGACAGAGGAGGTTGCTGAAGAAGTAGTGCATTAA
- a CDS encoding DnaJ C-terminal domain-containing protein, which yields MKDYYQVLGVSRNASDEEIKQAYRRLARKYHPDVNPGDPKAEARFKEINEAYQVLSDKEQRAKYDRFGSDFRRYEQTGFGGFNYESQDFADLFETLFGQRRTTGSGFSVKLDGQDVEQPVELTLEEAYNGTQRTLQFSNPNGTPRTITVKIPAGIDTGKRVRVPGEGAPGLNGGRRGDLYLVVTVKPHDRFERKGNDLYTTVPVSMYTLLLGGQTTIALLSGKTLTLTIPPQTQNGRVFRISGQGMPLMHSSHFGDLYVTVSAVLPTNLSPQARKLVEELQRLTGM from the coding sequence ATGAAGGACTATTACCAGGTATTGGGAGTAAGTCGCAACGCCAGCGATGAAGAGATCAAGCAGGCCTACCGACGACTGGCCCGCAAATATCACCCTGACGTCAATCCAGGTGATCCAAAGGCCGAAGCGCGCTTCAAAGAGATCAACGAAGCCTATCAGGTGTTATCCGATAAAGAGCAGCGCGCTAAGTACGACCGCTTTGGCAGCGACTTTCGACGGTACGAACAAACCGGCTTCGGTGGCTTCAATTATGAGAGCCAGGATTTTGCCGATCTGTTTGAAACGTTGTTTGGTCAACGCCGAACCACCGGTAGCGGCTTTTCGGTCAAGCTCGACGGTCAGGATGTTGAACAGCCAGTTGAGCTGACCCTGGAAGAGGCGTACAACGGCACACAACGCACGTTGCAATTTTCTAACCCTAATGGCACACCGCGAACCATTACGGTCAAAATCCCCGCCGGGATCGATACCGGCAAGCGTGTACGTGTCCCCGGCGAAGGCGCCCCAGGCCTAAATGGCGGACGCCGCGGTGATCTGTATTTGGTGGTGACAGTAAAACCACACGATCGCTTTGAGCGCAAGGGGAATGATCTATACACGACTGTGCCGGTAAGTATGTACACCTTGCTGCTCGGCGGTCAAACAACAATTGCCCTGCTATCGGGCAAAACACTAACGTTGACCATCCCACCCCAAACACAGAATGGGCGAGTCTTCCGCATTTCTGGTCAGGGAATGCCTTTGATGCACAGTTCGCACTTTGGTGATTTGTACGTGACCGTTAGTGCTGTTTTACCAACCAACCTCTCACCACAGGCCCGCAAGCTGGTAGAGGAATTACAACGTCTTACCGGAATGTAG
- the gltB gene encoding glutamate synthase large subunit, which translates to MYLPARDPAQLYDPRFEHDACGVGFVARVNGRDSHDILELALTALSRLEHRGAVADDARTGDGAGVLTQLPYRLLRRELAAVGLSALDTDLALGMLFLPADPDQCTKACSLVEQALAAYHLPLLRWRDVPIVPEVLGERARRAMPTIRQIIVGRPQGLDDQTFERTIFLARKMMERLFRQASLPAYIPSFSSRTVVYKGLLLGSHLADFYLDLRDPDFTTAIAVYHQRYSTNTFPTWDRAQPFRMLSHNGEINTLQGNINWMRAREQAITLPDDFLPSGAPPMSELLPVIDENGSDSAMLDNTLELLVMAGRDIRHATAMLVPEAWEKVPDIDPDLRAFYQYHSCLIEPWDGPAALAFSDGIIVGTALDRNGLRPARYIVTDDGLVVSGSEVGAVPIAETRIVCKGKLGPGQMLAVDTSSGKIYTDSEVKALLAKRRPYTEWLKDHLCYLPSNLPTLAAENEEDLQPLQMAFGYTSEELNVILKPMGMTGHEPVGSMGDDTPIPPLSQLELGRPLFHFFKQRFAEVTNPPIDPLREELVMSLSVGIGRRRSILLETPEHAHLLQLTSPILTDAQLAAIRTHSDPLLRSETISLLFPAQHINAESLLQALDRVCAEAATAVQNGAAIIILSDRGLDADHAALPILLATGAVHHHLIRTGLRSRVSLLVETGEAREVHHMATLIGYGAEAINPYLALISVRRIALERDAVRQRAEHGVGHYTDDPRTSALAEEAEHHYIHALEKGLLKIMSKMGISTLDSYCGAQIFEALGLAHDVIERCFTGTPSRVGGVSFNRIARDLAVRHARAFQTGRVSLPHPGFYKFKKDGEYHAFSPAVVHALHKAVRNPYALNGDSTGPSLSSEGYATYRAYADLVNNRPPTEPRDLLEFVPAGPPVPIDEVEPIESIVKRFSTAAMSHGSTSSEAHETLSIAMNRLGAMANSGEGGEAPERYHDERNSRIKQVASGRFGVTPAYLASASELQIKMAQGAKPGEGGQLPGHKVNEEIARIRHTVPGVALISPPPHHDIYSIEDLAQLIYDLKQVNPNARVSVKLVATSGVGTIAAGVAKGYADTILISGHAGGTGASPLSSIKNAGIPWELGLAETQQTLIMNGLRERVRLRADGGLKTGRDVVVAALLGADEFSFGTAALVAEGCIMARACHNNTCPVGIATQRSDLRAKFPGKPEMVMAFFRYLAQEVREILASLGLRSLDEAVGRTDLLRQRKTNIEAADMLDMTPVLGAAALIGKGPIRHGGKPNALPPEQSLNDQIMIDAANALAASGPVRLRYAINNCDRSVGARLAGAIGQLYGDKGLPPDTITITFHGHAGQSFGAFNAPGVSLHLIGDANDYVGKGMAGGLITIAPPPEAQYVWHENVIAGNTLLYGATGGELYAAGRVGERFAVRNSGATAVVEGVGDHGCEYMTGGVVVVLGPTGRNFGAGMTGGIAYVLDEAGTFAQRYNPQLVELRPLSDRDEKRVRELIRRHVALTKSPRGSEILARWDHYRTCFLMVKPRDAVAQIEAAAEGTEEPAAARAA; encoded by the coding sequence ATGTACCTTCCTGCGCGAGACCCTGCCCAACTGTACGACCCGCGCTTCGAGCACGATGCATGCGGTGTTGGTTTTGTTGCCCGCGTCAATGGTCGGGACAGCCACGATATTCTTGAGCTGGCACTCACTGCCTTGAGCCGGCTTGAACATCGCGGAGCCGTAGCCGACGATGCCCGCACCGGTGATGGTGCTGGAGTCCTAACCCAGCTTCCATACCGTTTGCTGCGTCGAGAGTTAGCCGCAGTTGGGTTATCTGCGCTCGATACCGATCTCGCGCTGGGGATGCTTTTCCTCCCCGCCGATCCCGACCAGTGTACCAAGGCCTGTTCGCTTGTCGAACAGGCATTAGCAGCGTATCACCTACCATTGCTTCGCTGGCGTGACGTACCAATTGTTCCCGAAGTACTTGGTGAACGCGCCCGCCGAGCCATGCCAACGATCCGTCAGATTATCGTTGGTCGGCCACAAGGGCTTGATGACCAGACCTTTGAACGCACCATCTTTCTGGCCCGGAAGATGATGGAACGGCTTTTCCGCCAAGCCAGCTTACCGGCGTATATCCCGTCGTTTTCATCACGTACCGTTGTATACAAAGGTCTGCTTCTCGGCTCGCACCTGGCTGATTTTTACCTCGATCTGCGCGATCCTGATTTCACCACTGCTATTGCCGTCTATCATCAGCGCTATAGCACCAACACCTTCCCAACCTGGGATCGGGCACAACCGTTCCGCATGCTGTCCCACAACGGTGAGATCAATACATTACAGGGGAATATCAACTGGATGCGTGCCCGCGAACAAGCCATTACCCTCCCAGACGATTTCTTACCCAGCGGTGCGCCACCGATGAGTGAACTGCTGCCGGTTATCGACGAGAATGGCTCCGACTCGGCCATGTTGGATAACACGCTCGAATTACTGGTGATGGCCGGGCGAGATATTCGGCATGCAACGGCTATGCTGGTACCCGAAGCCTGGGAAAAGGTACCTGACATCGATCCCGATCTGCGGGCATTTTATCAGTATCACTCTTGTCTGATCGAACCGTGGGACGGCCCGGCCGCCCTGGCATTTTCCGACGGGATTATTGTTGGCACCGCCCTTGACCGCAACGGTTTACGACCAGCCCGCTATATTGTTACCGATGACGGATTAGTCGTATCGGGATCAGAAGTCGGCGCCGTGCCTATCGCAGAAACCCGCATTGTCTGTAAAGGGAAACTCGGCCCTGGGCAGATGTTGGCAGTTGATACCAGCTCAGGAAAGATTTACACCGATAGCGAAGTCAAGGCACTCCTGGCGAAACGTCGCCCTTACACCGAATGGCTTAAAGATCATTTGTGTTATTTACCTTCAAATCTCCCTACACTGGCGGCTGAAAACGAAGAGGATTTGCAACCACTACAGATGGCGTTTGGCTACACCTCTGAAGAGCTGAATGTGATCCTTAAGCCAATGGGTATGACCGGTCACGAACCGGTTGGCTCGATGGGTGATGACACACCGATACCACCACTCTCGCAGTTGGAATTGGGACGACCGCTCTTCCATTTTTTTAAGCAGCGTTTCGCTGAAGTAACTAATCCTCCCATCGATCCACTGCGTGAAGAGTTGGTTATGTCGTTGAGTGTAGGCATTGGTCGTCGCCGCTCAATTCTGCTCGAAACGCCAGAACATGCTCATCTGTTACAACTGACCTCTCCCATTCTGACGGATGCGCAGTTGGCGGCAATTCGCACGCATAGCGATCCGTTGCTGCGCTCGGAAACAATCAGTCTCCTCTTCCCCGCTCAGCACATCAATGCAGAAAGCCTGTTGCAGGCTCTTGATCGGGTGTGCGCCGAGGCTGCAACTGCTGTTCAAAATGGAGCAGCAATCATTATTCTGAGCGACCGCGGGCTTGACGCTGATCACGCAGCGTTACCGATTCTGTTGGCAACCGGCGCGGTTCACCATCATCTCATCCGTACCGGTCTACGCTCGCGGGTCAGTCTACTGGTCGAAACCGGTGAAGCCCGCGAAGTACATCACATGGCGACCCTGATCGGCTATGGCGCCGAGGCGATCAACCCCTACCTGGCACTGATCAGTGTGCGCCGGATTGCTCTTGAACGGGATGCAGTGCGGCAGCGGGCCGAGCATGGTGTTGGCCATTATACCGATGATCCGCGCACCTCTGCACTCGCCGAAGAGGCCGAGCACCACTACATTCACGCCTTAGAAAAGGGACTGCTCAAGATTATGTCGAAGATGGGTATTTCAACCCTCGACAGTTATTGTGGTGCTCAAATCTTCGAGGCGTTAGGGTTGGCTCATGATGTCATTGAACGATGCTTCACCGGTACACCATCTCGTGTGGGTGGCGTTTCGTTCAACCGTATTGCCCGTGATCTGGCCGTTCGCCACGCCCGCGCATTCCAGACCGGTCGGGTGAGTCTGCCGCATCCCGGCTTCTATAAATTCAAGAAGGATGGCGAATACCACGCCTTTAGCCCGGCCGTGGTTCACGCGCTTCACAAAGCGGTACGCAACCCTTATGCGCTCAATGGTGATAGCACCGGCCCATCACTGAGTAGTGAAGGCTACGCCACATATCGCGCTTATGCCGATCTGGTCAACAACCGGCCCCCAACCGAACCGCGTGACCTGTTAGAGTTTGTGCCGGCCGGCCCACCGGTGCCGATTGATGAAGTGGAACCCATTGAGTCCATTGTAAAGCGATTTTCGACGGCGGCGATGAGCCATGGCTCAACCAGCTCTGAAGCCCACGAGACGCTGTCAATCGCGATGAACCGCCTGGGCGCAATGGCAAACAGTGGTGAAGGTGGTGAAGCGCCAGAACGCTACCACGATGAACGTAATTCACGGATCAAGCAGGTTGCATCTGGTCGTTTCGGGGTGACACCAGCGTATCTGGCCAGTGCCAGTGAGTTGCAGATCAAAATGGCTCAGGGCGCCAAACCGGGTGAAGGCGGTCAATTGCCCGGCCACAAAGTAAATGAAGAGATTGCTCGGATTCGCCATACAGTGCCCGGCGTGGCGCTGATTAGCCCACCGCCTCATCACGACATCTACAGCATCGAAGACCTGGCACAACTGATCTATGACCTCAAGCAGGTCAATCCTAACGCTCGCGTTTCGGTCAAGCTAGTAGCGACGTCCGGCGTCGGTACCATCGCTGCCGGCGTAGCTAAAGGATATGCCGATACTATTCTGATCAGTGGTCATGCTGGGGGTACCGGCGCATCACCGTTGAGTAGCATTAAGAATGCCGGTATCCCGTGGGAATTGGGCCTGGCCGAAACCCAACAGACGCTTATCATGAACGGTCTCCGCGAGCGGGTACGGCTCCGCGCTGATGGTGGGCTGAAGACAGGCCGTGATGTAGTTGTTGCCGCTCTCCTTGGCGCCGATGAGTTCTCTTTCGGTACAGCAGCACTGGTCGCCGAGGGATGTATTATGGCCCGCGCCTGTCACAATAACACCTGTCCGGTTGGCATTGCCACTCAGCGCAGTGATCTGCGGGCGAAATTCCCTGGCAAACCAGAGATGGTGATGGCCTTCTTCCGCTATCTGGCTCAGGAGGTTCGCGAGATACTGGCCAGCCTTGGGCTGCGATCACTTGACGAGGCTGTTGGTCGGACAGACCTGCTCCGTCAGCGCAAGACTAACATTGAAGCGGCTGATATGCTCGATATGACCCCTGTTCTCGGCGCAGCAGCGCTGATTGGCAAAGGTCCCATTCGCCACGGCGGGAAGCCCAACGCACTTCCGCCTGAACAGAGTCTGAACGATCAGATTATGATCGATGCCGCCAACGCATTGGCAGCGAGTGGCCCGGTACGGCTCCGCTACGCGATCAACAATTGTGACCGTTCGGTCGGCGCGCGGCTGGCTGGTGCAATCGGGCAGCTCTACGGCGATAAGGGGTTGCCACCTGATACCATCACCATCACCTTCCACGGCCATGCCGGGCAGAGCTTTGGGGCATTCAACGCCCCCGGTGTCTCACTCCATCTCATTGGCGACGCAAATGACTATGTCGGGAAGGGGATGGCCGGCGGGCTGATCACTATCGCACCACCGCCTGAAGCACAATACGTCTGGCACGAGAACGTGATTGCCGGGAATACACTGCTTTACGGCGCAACCGGTGGCGAACTCTATGCCGCTGGTCGGGTAGGAGAGCGCTTTGCCGTGCGCAATTCCGGCGCAACGGCCGTGGTCGAAGGAGTTGGCGACCACGGCTGCGAGTATATGACCGGCGGTGTCGTTGTTGTACTCGGCCCAACCGGACGCAACTTCGGCGCCGGTATGACCGGGGGCATAGCCTATGTGCTCGATGAAGCAGGTACGTTTGCCCAGCGCTACAATCCACAACTGGTCGAGCTTCGACCGCTCAGCGACCGGGATGAAAAACGCGTCCGTGAGTTGATCCGCCGCCATGTTGCTCTGACAAAAAGCCCACGCGGTAGTGAAATTCTGGCCCGCTGGGATCACTACCGGACCTGTTTCCTGATGGTTAAACCACGCGATGCGGTAGCGCAAATCGAGGCTGCTGCCGAGGGTACCGAAGAGCCAGCAGCTGCCCGTGCAGCATAA
- a CDS encoding sugar transferase gives MIEHPPVSESASLTSRQRLRRKQRWMAVGMFLIDQALIFTGFGIAYLLRYQVSWPAPLDRIVAEVATENLVPFSAFLPIVLILQVLLSIRFIGSGFYRRSRRMTLLDETTAIAGNVITMIALLMVVVFLYRPFFYSRLIFAFAAITIIGLLLSWRLLLIGIRHWFWSRGLGRERVLVVGGTGLGQLVMQSLTASPGIGYTLVGYLSDQPIIASNRARVFQYLGDLEDFETVVLQQDIQHVIIALPFWEYERLPELAARCQQLDVEYQIAPDIYQLSFDRVDIMHLSGIPLLQPKAVQLQGLNLALKRIFDLSAVLISLPITIPLAIIIAFLIWFDSGHPIIFRQQRVGKHGKLFTCYKFRTMVPDAEQRRKELIRHNEADGPLFKMRADPRVTRIGRWLRRTSLDELPQLYNVLRGDMSLIGPRPALPEEVARYEPWHHRRLAVLPGLACLPQALGRSEISFDEQVRLDIYYAENWSLSLDFRILMMVIPAILSGRGAW, from the coding sequence ATGATTGAGCATCCGCCAGTATCGGAGAGTGCGTCATTAACCAGCCGACAACGTTTGCGCCGCAAGCAGCGTTGGATGGCAGTCGGTATGTTCTTGATCGACCAGGCTCTTATCTTTACTGGTTTTGGCATAGCATACCTGCTACGCTATCAGGTAAGCTGGCCAGCACCACTTGATCGGATTGTCGCCGAAGTTGCTACCGAAAACCTGGTTCCCTTCAGTGCATTTCTACCGATTGTCCTCATTCTTCAGGTCTTACTGAGTATACGCTTTATCGGCAGCGGATTTTACCGTCGCAGCCGTCGAATGACCCTGCTCGATGAGACCACTGCCATCGCCGGGAATGTGATTACGATGATCGCACTGCTGATGGTGGTGGTCTTCTTGTACCGTCCCTTCTTCTATTCACGCTTAATCTTTGCTTTTGCTGCCATCACCATTATCGGCTTATTGTTGAGCTGGCGCCTGTTGCTGATTGGCATCCGCCATTGGTTCTGGTCTCGTGGTCTCGGTCGTGAACGAGTGCTGGTGGTTGGTGGTACTGGCCTCGGACAGTTGGTGATGCAATCCCTGACTGCTTCACCGGGCATCGGGTATACACTTGTTGGCTATCTCAGCGATCAGCCAATTATTGCCAGCAATCGTGCCCGAGTCTTTCAATATCTCGGCGATCTCGAGGATTTTGAAACTGTCGTTCTCCAACAGGATATTCAACACGTTATTATTGCGCTACCATTCTGGGAATACGAACGATTACCTGAATTAGCCGCTCGCTGCCAGCAACTTGACGTTGAATATCAGATAGCCCCTGATATATACCAGCTCAGCTTTGATCGTGTTGATATTATGCACCTCAGCGGCATCCCCTTGCTCCAACCAAAAGCGGTTCAGCTTCAAGGCCTGAACCTGGCCCTAAAACGGATCTTCGATCTGTCAGCAGTGTTGATCAGTTTACCGATCACGATTCCGCTAGCAATTATTATTGCGTTTCTGATCTGGTTCGACTCTGGGCATCCAATTATCTTTCGCCAGCAACGGGTTGGCAAACACGGTAAACTATTTACCTGCTACAAGTTTCGCACGATGGTGCCGGATGCTGAACAGCGGCGCAAGGAATTGATCCGCCACAACGAAGCCGATGGCCCCTTGTTCAAAATGCGCGCCGATCCACGGGTGACGCGGATCGGGCGTTGGCTGCGGCGTACCAGTCTTGATGAACTTCCGCAACTGTATAATGTTCTTCGTGGTGATATGAGCCTGATCGGCCCACGACCTGCGTTACCGGAAGAGGTGGCTCGCTACGAACCATGGCATCATCGCCGACTGGCGGTGCTTCCGGGGCTGGCATGCCTTCCCCAGGCGCTGGGGCGTAGTGAAATCTCCTTTGACGAACAGGTGCGGCTCGATATTTACTATGCTGAGAACTGGTCATTAAGTCTCGATTTCCGCATTTTGATGATGGTCATTCCGGCGATTCTGTCCGGTCGTGGTGCCTGGTAA